The following nucleotide sequence is from Acidobacteriota bacterium.
TTCGGTGCCGGCCGCACGATCCCGATCACCGGAGCGCTCCCCGGAGCGTTGCCGAGGCGAGCCGGAAGGCACCGGCCGACGCGGACGCGGCGATCCCCTCGGCCAGGCGCGCTTCCTCGATGCCGGCCAGGCGCTCCACCGCCCGGGCGCGTTGCGGATCCCACCGCTCGGCCACCGCCGCGAGTGCCTCCGGAGCGGGAACGAGCGGGACCGCGGCCTGCACGAGAAGACCGCTCCGGCACCGGGCGACGGCCACCCCGGCGACCTTCACGCCGCCCGCGACGACCTCGTCGCGATCGGCTCGGGAAAAGCAGCCCTCCGCCCGCCGCGGCGGGTGGGCACCCGGAGCGAGGCTCGCCTCCACGCCGAGCGACCGCAGGGCTTCCACGATGAGGGCGCCGGTGGCGCGGGCCGCTTCCCGCAGGCTCCCGCGCGCGAGAGGACCGGGAACGGCGAGCGTCAGCGCGAGATCCCCGGGCAGGTGGAGGAGCCACCCTCCCCCCGTGGGACGTCCGACCGCTTCGACGCCGGCGGCGGCGAGTTCCCCCGCCGCGGCGGCGCCCAGCCTCTGCGTGCGCCCGAGCGTCAGCACGGGGTTGGCCCAGCCGTGCGTCCGCGACCGGATGCCGCCGCAGGCTTCCGCGAGGAGTTCCCGATCGCGCCGCATCGCCTCGGCGCCGGTTTCCCGCCCGTCGTGCACCGGCTCCCGCATGGCCGCCGATGGTAGCGCCCGCGGCTGCCGGGGGCGAGGCCGCCCGGCCCCGCCGGCGCGCCATCGCACTATCGAGGAAGCACCTTCCGCGGGTTGACTCCCATCAAGGGGAGCTTCGCCGCCACCCGCTACTCTCCCGCCGGCTTTCCGACGGGCGCTCGCCGCGCCCGCGCCCGCGGCTATCGGAGTTCCGATGATCCTCGACCGGTGGCGCTGGCTGTTCTCCGGTGGATTCCGCTGTTTCTTCTTGGGAGGCGCGATCTGGGCCGTGTCGGCAACCGGCCTCTGGCTCGCCGCGCTCGCCCACGGCACCGGGCCCGCGGCGCGCGGTGGGCTTTTCTGGCACGGCCACGAGATGCTCTTCGGTTTCGCCGGCGCGGCCGCCGCCGGCTTCGCGCTGACGGCGTTGCCCAACTGGACCGGCACGCCGCCTCTCGCCGGCGGGCGACTCGCCGCTGCGTTCGCCCTGTGGCTCGCCGGGCGGGCGGCGGCTCTCGCGGCGGGATCGATTACACCGGCGGCCGCCGCGCTGGCCGATGCCCCGTTCCTCTGCGTGCTGGCGGCGATCGCCTTGTGGACCGCGGGGCGTGCCCCGGGGCGCGCCCCGCTGCCCGTCCCCGCGGGACTGCTCGTCCTGGCCGCGGCCGACCTGGCGTTCCATGCGGGCGCGTGCGGGGCCTGGCCCGGCGGCCGCCGACTGGGCTTGGTCGGGGCGACACATTCGTACGTCTTCCTGATCGCCGTGATCTCCGGGCGAATCGTGCCCGCGTTCACCCGGCGCCTCCTGCCGGAAGGCCGGGCGGCGTCCGTCCGCAGCCGGACAGGGCTCGACCTCCTTGCCGTCGCGGCCACGCTCGGGACGGGTCTTCTTGATCTCGCCGGATCGCGAAGCGCGCTCCTGCTGGTCTCGCCCGCCGCCGCGGCGGTGCATCTCGTCCGGTGGTGGGGATGGCGGCCGGCCTCCGCGAGGCGCGACGCGCTGACGCTGGTCCTCCACGCCGGCTACGCGTGGTTGCCCGCCGGCTACGCGCTGCTGGCCGCGATGGCGGCGGGGGCTCCCCTCCCCCGCACCGCGGCGATCCACGCCTTCACACTCGGGGCGATGGGGACGATGATCCTGGGGATCGCCACCCGCGCGGGCCTGGGGCACACCGGCCGGCCCCGGGTGGCACCTCCCCTGCTCGCCGTCGCGTTTGCCGGGCCTTCCGTCGCCGCCGCCCTCAGGATCGGAGCCGAGCTGGCCCCGGAATCCTGGCGGGGGGCGGGCCTCGCCGCCGCCGGGATCGTGTTCGGTGCTGCCTACCTCGCCTACGCGGCGCGCTTCGCGCCCATCCTCACCGGGCCGAGGGTCGCACCCCCGGCATCATGAACCGCCCCGGGACGGGAGCGCCGCGGCTCCGAGTCCGCGCAACAGGTCCCATCGCAGAAGGGTCGCCGGCGGGCGCCCCCCGCAAGGCGGATCGGCGGGCGACGCACAAGCCGCGATTCCGGAGAGCATCGGCGAGGCGATCGCCTCGTCGCGGACGAAGAGAGCCTCCCGGGCCTCCAGCCACTCCCCGGTCGCGAACGCCTTGACCCAGATCTGGACGGGAACCGCCTCGGAGCGCTCGAGATCGGCCAGCAGACAGCCGACATCGTCGTACAGGCGCATCTCGGCGCGGCCCCCTTCCCCGGACATCAGCGCCGCCACGCCGAAGCGCTCGTCGGAGACGATCATGCCGCAGAAGCGGCAGACGTCCTCGCCGTAGCGGACCTCCGGAGGCCCGGGCGGCGGAGGTGCCCCGCACGCCGACGCGAGGGCGGCCGCCGCGGCGAGCGCCTGCTGGACGAGCCGGATCCTCACGGATGGTCCCGGCGGTGGAGCACGACCCCCGCGAGCAGCAGCGGCAGGACGGTCCAGACGAGGAGGACACCTCCGAGCAGCGGAAGCAGGGTGTCCCCGAACGTTCGCATCGCGTAGTGCCCCGCCGGGCCGAGCACGTCGAGCGAGGAGCCGATCGCGGCGAGCACCGCGAGCTTGTAGGCCTGGAGCGGATTGACGAGCACCGCCCGGAAGAGGGCTTCCGGTCCCAGTCGGAGAACGAGCGAGCTGCCGATGAGACCGAGGTCGGACAGGAACGCGAACAGAAACCACAGGCTCAGCGCGACGCCGAGCGCGAGCGACGCCCGCGGCGCCAGCGCCGAGACGAGCAGGCCCACGGCGAGCATCGCCAGTCCGAGCAGGACCGTGCTCAACGCGAACACGAGGTACGCTCCGAGGTCCTCGAGGCCACCTCCCGCCGCGATGGCGAGGCCCGTGATCCCCAATGCCGCCGCCAGGGCCGCGCCGAGGGCGATCGACAGTCCGGCGAACTTTCCGGCCAGGATCTCGCCTCGCGTGAGGGGGAGGGCCGCGAGAAGCTCGAGGGTTCCCCGTTCGCGCTCGGCGGCGAGGGCGGTCGCTCCGGCGGTGAGCCCCATCAGGGGAACGACGAGGAGAGAGAGGTTGATCAGGCTCGCGGTGGTGCGCCCGAAGCCGGTGAGGCCGACCTGACCCGCCCCCAGCGCCGAAAGGGCCGAAAGTCCCACGGCCAGCAGCGCGAAGGCCACCGCATACAGGAGGAACCAGCGGTTGCGCAGAGCCTCGCCGCTCTGCAGGCCGGCCACCGCCGCCACCGAGCGCAGGCTCATCGTCCCGCCTCTCCCGCCGGGCCGTCCGGCCGCGGCGCGCTCTCGGTCGCTCCATCGACCGCGAAATCGACCACCTCCACGCCCGCGCGCGCCAGGGCCATCAGCGGTCCCGCCTTGCGCGCGGCCGGAACCCGGAGCAGCAGCAGCGGTCCGGCGGCCCTCGTCCTGTACCCGGCGCGCGCGAGCACGCCGAGCGCCCGCTCGAGCTCGCCGGCCGGCACGCGCACCGTCACGAGCGCGATCCCCCCGAGCCGTTCGCGCATCCGGGCTGCCGGCCCGCTCCAGAAGACGCGGCCGCGCTCGAGCAGCAGCACGCGATCGGCGAGCCGCTCCGCCTCCTCGACCCTGTGCGTGGTGAACACGATGGTCTGACCCTCGGCTTTCAGGTCCTCGAGCAGGGAGAGCAGGCTTTCGCGGGCGGCGGCGTCCAGATTCGAGGTCATCTCGTCGAGCAGCAGGACCGTGGGGCGGCCGAGCAGAGCCGCGGCGAGAGCGAGCCGCTGCTTCATTCCGCCGGAGAGCGCGCCGATTCGCTTCCCGGCGTGATCCGCCAGCCCCACCCGTTCCAGTTCCCGGTCGACCGCCGACCGGTCGAGATCCCTCACGCGCGCGACGAACTCGAGATACTCGCGGGCGGGAAGATCGTCGTAGAAGGTCAGCTCTTGCGGGACGTAGCCGATCCGCCGGCGGGCATCCTTGGCCGCGGGCCCCGCCCGGTGCCCGT
It contains:
- a CDS encoding NnrS family protein; translation: MILDRWRWLFSGGFRCFFLGGAIWAVSATGLWLAALAHGTGPAARGGLFWHGHEMLFGFAGAAAAGFALTALPNWTGTPPLAGGRLAAAFALWLAGRAAALAAGSITPAAAALADAPFLCVLAAIALWTAGRAPGRAPLPVPAGLLVLAAADLAFHAGACGAWPGGRRLGLVGATHSYVFLIAVISGRIVPAFTRRLLPEGRAASVRSRTGLDLLAVAATLGTGLLDLAGSRSALLLVSPAAAAVHLVRWWGWRPASARRDALTLVLHAGYAWLPAGYALLAAMAAGAPLPRTAAIHAFTLGAMGTMILGIATRAGLGHTGRPRVAPPLLAVAFAGPSVAAALRIGAELAPESWRGAGLAAAGIVFGAAYLAYAARFAPILTGPRVAPPAS
- a CDS encoding ABC transporter permease, which translates into the protein MSLRSVAAVAGLQSGEALRNRWFLLYAVAFALLAVGLSALSALGAGQVGLTGFGRTTASLINLSLLVVPLMGLTAGATALAAERERGTLELLAALPLTRGEILAGKFAGLSIALGAALAAALGITGLAIAAGGGLEDLGAYLVFALSTVLLGLAMLAVGLLVSALAPRASLALGVALSLWFLFAFLSDLGLIGSSLVLRLGPEALFRAVLVNPLQAYKLAVLAAIGSSLDVLGPAGHYAMRTFGDTLLPLLGGVLLVWTVLPLLLAGVVLHRRDHP